One Streptomyces hundungensis DNA segment encodes these proteins:
- the msrA gene encoding peptide-methionine (S)-S-oxide reductase MsrA has translation MIFGRRTPELPTPEQALKGRPEPEFTLPSRHTVLGNPLAGPYPEGLDVADFGMGCFWGAERKFWQTPGVWTTLAGYQGGSTVNPAYEEVCSGLTGHTEAVRVVYDPAVVSYEQLLKVFWENHDPTQGFRQGNDVGTQYRSAIYTHTPAQEATARASREAYQKVLTASGHGTITTELLPAEGRPFYPAEPYHQQYLDKNPAGYCGIGGTGVKLGDPFETNWGASCPTGIAPTDD, from the coding sequence ATGATCTTCGGCCGCCGCACCCCCGAGCTGCCCACCCCCGAGCAGGCCCTCAAGGGACGCCCGGAACCCGAATTCACCCTGCCCTCCCGGCACACGGTCCTGGGCAACCCGCTGGCCGGGCCGTACCCCGAGGGTCTCGACGTCGCGGACTTCGGGATGGGCTGCTTCTGGGGCGCCGAGCGCAAGTTCTGGCAGACCCCGGGCGTCTGGACGACGCTCGCCGGCTACCAGGGCGGCAGCACGGTGAACCCCGCGTACGAGGAGGTGTGCTCGGGCCTGACCGGCCACACCGAGGCGGTCCGGGTGGTGTACGACCCGGCCGTCGTCTCCTACGAGCAGCTCCTGAAGGTGTTCTGGGAGAACCACGACCCGACGCAGGGCTTCCGCCAGGGCAACGACGTGGGCACCCAGTACCGCTCGGCGATCTACACCCACACCCCCGCCCAGGAAGCCACCGCCCGGGCCTCCCGCGAGGCTTACCAGAAGGTCCTGACGGCCTCGGGCCACGGCACCATCACCACGGAACTGCTCCCGGCCGAGGGCCGCCCGTTCTACCCGGCCGAGCCGTACCACCAGCAGTACCTGGACAAGAACCCGGCGGGGTACTGCGGGATCGGCGGCACGGGCGTCAAGCTTGGCGACCCGTTCGAGACGAACTGGGGGGCGTCTTGCCCTACGGGGATCGCACCGACTGACGACTGA
- a CDS encoding tetratricopeptide repeat protein, with protein MTEAPPTPAALPPNVLERADVRSAIASHDFGEVFRLARLHGKVSYAKIAEAIGYKREHIGKMARPELDGKGDRPRITQHRKILEVVDGLRIPGHLAGLAPRPWELERSATVYVPEDPSALLAQGGAGLWDVAELLRRTEMSSINSAALESIEQGIDQLARAYPYADADHLHQRTRNGLQYVTKQLEGRMTLRQHRELLVDTGWLFLLNACVQYDRGQREAANLSKAAALRIGEEAGHGEIKAWAWEIEAWFALTQCRWQDMLDAVDAGHVADQTHSVGVQLYAHKARAAARMGDARLVRDSLDAGRARLDRLPRPDHPEHHFIIDPDKWDFYEMDAYRLLGDDERAAAHARSVIRISAGPDATETSPMRAAEARLTLGVAAARTGDIEEAVGLGTTALAADRKSLPSLLLVANELDKELRSRYPREAASRDFHERILSITRGTATPERPF; from the coding sequence ATGACCGAAGCTCCTCCGACACCGGCCGCGCTGCCGCCGAACGTGCTGGAACGCGCGGACGTGCGCTCAGCGATCGCCAGTCATGACTTCGGCGAAGTCTTCAGACTCGCCCGGCTCCATGGAAAAGTCAGCTACGCCAAGATCGCCGAGGCCATCGGCTACAAGCGAGAGCACATCGGCAAGATGGCTCGGCCGGAGCTCGACGGCAAGGGCGATCGTCCCCGGATCACGCAGCACCGCAAGATTCTGGAAGTGGTGGATGGGCTACGCATCCCGGGCCATCTCGCGGGATTGGCACCACGCCCATGGGAGCTGGAGCGATCAGCGACGGTCTACGTGCCGGAGGACCCGAGCGCCCTTCTCGCCCAGGGTGGTGCGGGACTCTGGGACGTCGCAGAGTTGCTGCGGCGGACGGAGATGTCCAGCATCAACAGCGCGGCTCTCGAGTCGATCGAGCAGGGCATCGACCAATTGGCTCGGGCCTATCCATACGCCGACGCCGACCACCTCCACCAGCGCACCCGGAACGGCTTGCAATACGTCACCAAGCAGCTCGAAGGCCGCATGACGCTGCGCCAGCACCGAGAGCTTCTCGTCGACACCGGATGGTTGTTCCTGCTCAACGCGTGCGTCCAGTACGACCGGGGGCAGCGCGAAGCCGCCAATCTCAGTAAGGCCGCTGCTCTCCGGATCGGCGAGGAGGCCGGGCACGGGGAGATAAAGGCGTGGGCGTGGGAGATCGAGGCGTGGTTCGCTCTCACCCAGTGCCGATGGCAGGACATGCTCGACGCCGTGGATGCCGGGCACGTCGCCGACCAGACGCACTCCGTCGGCGTGCAGTTGTACGCGCACAAGGCCCGAGCCGCCGCCCGGATGGGAGATGCCCGCTTGGTTCGCGACTCCCTGGATGCCGGGCGCGCACGACTGGACCGTCTGCCGCGCCCGGATCACCCCGAACACCACTTCATCATCGACCCGGACAAGTGGGACTTCTACGAGATGGACGCCTACCGTCTGCTCGGAGACGACGAGCGCGCCGCCGCCCACGCCCGGTCCGTGATCCGCATCAGCGCCGGCCCGGACGCGACCGAGACCTCTCCCATGCGCGCGGCAGAGGCTCGCCTCACGCTGGGAGTCGCCGCCGCCCGCACGGGAGACATAGAAGAAGCCGTAGGCCTGGGAACCACGGCCCTTGCCGCCGATCGCAAGTCGCTCCCCTCGCTGCTTTTAGTCGCCAACGAGCTGGATAAGGAACTTCGCTCCCGCTACCCGCGCGAGGCCGCCTCGCGTGATTTCCACGAACGGATCCTGAGCATCACGCGAGGTACGGCCACGCCCGAGCGTCCGTTCTGA
- a CDS encoding ATP-binding protein, whose product MDARNAERHKRVMSKRAASAPAVWGPRRSIYDPANGHFRSLTVYAESPDCARAARDMVGSYLRAWGLPRAVDDAQLVVSELVGNVVHHAVPDDCPTRPGGARKIDVLVKAWPGWLFIGVTDEDSSPPDLPAGELVSSELAGDFAEALLPDRGRGLLLVQRLADAVWWSPNGPSGKTIWCRFDLDGTA is encoded by the coding sequence ATGGATGCGAGAAACGCGGAGCGGCACAAGCGCGTGATGAGCAAACGCGCAGCGAGCGCACCGGCGGTGTGGGGACCCCGTCGCTCGATCTACGACCCGGCGAATGGGCACTTCCGTTCTCTGACGGTCTACGCAGAATCGCCGGACTGTGCCAGAGCCGCGCGGGACATGGTCGGTTCCTACCTCCGGGCCTGGGGACTGCCGCGCGCGGTCGATGACGCGCAACTCGTTGTGTCGGAACTGGTCGGCAATGTCGTGCACCACGCGGTACCGGACGACTGCCCGACGCGGCCCGGTGGCGCACGGAAGATCGACGTGCTCGTGAAGGCCTGGCCCGGATGGCTGTTCATCGGTGTCACCGATGAGGACTCGTCCCCGCCTGACCTACCTGCGGGTGAACTCGTTTCGTCGGAGTTGGCGGGCGACTTCGCAGAAGCGTTGTTGCCGGACCGTGGGCGCGGGTTGCTGCTCGTTCAGCGGCTGGCCGACGCGGTGTGGTGGTCGCCGAACGGTCCGAGTGGCAAGACGATCTGGTGCCGCTTCGACCTCGATGGCACGGCCTAG